CATTACTTTCCTTTGCGAATGTAAGCGCACCATACCAGGTACATACCTCTGGATAAGTAATTTTTTTAAGCGGGGTCTTCTTGCCGGGGTTTTGATTGGGTGGAATTAAAAAATGTTCGGCTACACGCTTACCTATTTCCTTAGGTGAGCACCCTTTTGGCCA
The window above is part of the Bacteroidota bacterium genome. Proteins encoded here:
- a CDS encoding glycosyl hydrolase, with protein sequence MRNRLKPLLIALLVIFADQGICLAQSSKVKNNFGNWPKGCSPKEIGKRVAEHFLIPPNQNPGKKTPLKKITYPEVCTWYGALTFAKESN